TGTCAACCAGCAGAGGAAGCAGTTGTCTAGGTTTTGACATTAAAGCATAAACGCAAGACAAGATGGCCTTTGTATTCTGACACTACACTTCTGTCTAGTATATTAACACAGATAATACAGTACATCCAGATATACAGCTTAAATGTTGTGCAAAATTTGTCAGTGCATAGTGTTTTATGGTTAACATATTGTCCCCGGGGAATACATTTTGGGAAAGAGCCTCACCCCATCACCCTTATTTCTTTGCTGTATACactcaaaaaatgctgggttattttaaccccaTTTGGAtaaaaaagggacgaacccagcCCAGGTTGAATTTTAACCTACTGaatgctgtgttgtttcaacccaaaatataattacatttccaaatataaacatttatccTAGCAGTTGGGTTTACCTCTTTCTGACCcagtgctgggttaaaaaataacacagcaatttttttatattgtacCTGCTAAAAAAACATTAGGATAAACCAACTTCATGAGTAAAAATTACACTGCCAAAATGTATCTATATAATCTGAATGCTTAAAATAATTGGCACAAATTACTAATTAGTTAGTTTTTAACAGCATCAAGCATCGACTTATTGGCAAACCGGAGGCACCATCTGCAATGTAATATAGTAAGGATACATACAAGTAGTTTCAGAACAAAAAATAAGCATACAAAATTAAACCCATAATTTCTTTTGAATACCTGTTCAAGTGTATAGGCAGACTTGATGTGTTATTATTTggctaaaatatttttaaactttaaaaaaaaatttactttgacCCTTTGCTTCTTAAGACTTCTGCTaacactgtgttttttttcccaTTAATGTGAGATAATATTAAAAGTTCCCAAGCTCAAAACTTCAAAGCCTTCAATAAAATAATCAATAAAAGTACAATGGATCAAGGAAATTGTACATTACCTGCTGGTAACTGAGATTATAAGGATATAGAGGCTGAATGTATGTGAAGTCAGCTAAAAAGAaccactttttttaataatctatacagtatatgtgatatttactaaaaatattgATTTCGTTTTACAACAGTTAATTTGTCAGAAGTCCCTACAAAAGTACACCTGAGTGAACAATTTGtttaatttgaaataataaTTGCACAACAAAGGTATAGGACATATATGCTACATGTTTGTAAACTCTAttctaaaacatttaaacaatattattcATGGATATTTTAATATCAAGCCGAATATTATAAAGTCACATTAAAAGTTCTTCTcctaaaacattaaaagatcATCTAAGAAACAAAAATCTGATTAAATCCCAGATTAAATGGAGAGCAAATTTTAACTTTTGCTTAAGTCTCCTGCATGTCTCCTGAAAAAAAAACCTCTAAATGTTTCCATTAAAGTTTCTTAAAAGATCTCAACAATTGGTGGTATATATACACGTGTTTGTTGTTTTGCTTCATTTTGTTGTCTTTTTTGTTAATGAGAAGTATAAcattttcactgtaaaaatattttttagaaattacagtattactggcagctggttgccagtaacttactgtagattttacatttatgtaatttactggcaacagtttgttcaaacttaaataaacatgaaacattttcagtctttatcttctacagtaagttactggcaaccagctgcataattgggtgattctcacgaaaacttggttttaaaaatgtcaagcatgaaaatgtaaaaattgcttaaatttactttttttcacaccagacattgaaaaacaaagtctggagcaaatgggaacattaatttaaaaacttttacttatcatttaacactttttgtaacataataaaaaaaattagtcctaaaaaatctcataaccgcaacagtcagaaaacatcaacactgacgtattttcaaaatgacatgacaaactgaaagaacataatttggagattctacacatgcatttaaaatcaaagtattatgcttctattaattaaattaacatttaataagcatctgttgcggtaatgataatcaaaatgtcgtgtaagcattctgacaagacaatatttcaaattaactgtaaaaaatgatcttacctggtagccatcttgaagtaactggtccatgtgcttggtcactcaaaatcaaactttactaAAATTCTGTAtctgtgcttaaactgttctcaaaaagtgttgcggaggaggagaacatcaggcatgaacacataattttcctaatttttcttcattattattatacatgaatattcagtaaatattttttatgtcatctaaagtagtctagcaaaacatccatttatttttttcttaatatttttgtgttaatttgattcaattacaacataacgcatgttcacacacagccggacacattgcggtaatgagattttcagcagaaaatgagataaaatgtacaattataaattcttatgttgaaatcacacattgtgcaaggtagaacacagtattgtgttaattctgatgcttttttatgttactatattacacattttaaagctaaaatcattagtgccgtggtgtttcaatggtttcgtgagaatcacccaattacagcaaattttgtACAGTGTTGCTAACAAAATGAGTTattaaaatgcatgaaatgtCATATTAAGTTGTCTGTTTAACCTGAAAGTGGTAAAATGGGCCATCACATATTTTCTTTTTGCCTTTATAGTTAAATtcagtttatttgtttaatgtttaataatagaTACCTACAGTAAACACTTAAAATGCAATGGCTAACTTGAGTATTATTGACTTACAGAGCtgattatttaaaagtaataccTGATTTGGCGCATTTCTTTACATTCTTTGAAGAAATCCTCTTTGAGGTCCTGCTATGTCCTTCTTTGTAGATATAGTAAGAAATCACCTTAAACAGATCAGATACCCACGTGGTAACATATTGCCCACATTTATCCAAGtaaaatataactatttaaaTGTACCATTATGAGCATCTCTTGTGTATTTTAGTGGATGGCTGCATTACCCAACATTACCGCAACAATGCCTTAGTTATTTGCATTACACTGTAAATCTCAAAGATTTGACATGAACTATTTTAACACAGGTTGTAATTCGTTCTTATCAATCACTGGGTTTTTAAAAGTGCTCAGCGGTTTTCTCTCCTATCATATTCAGATAATAGAGAGACTAGAGACATAAATAACAATGATACCACCATCAAACTTAACAGACTTTCCATGACAGACTTTCCATGAAAgctaaaaatacacaaaatacatgcaatatcttttaagtgtgtgtatgtgtgtgtgtttgtgtacttTATTGAACCCATCCTTGACCTAAAATACACTAAACCCATCCTTAAAAAAGAGACATTACTGGTTGTACTGGACAGCCTGTTTATTGACTTTCAGCATTATGATacaaatatgaataatatcagtTTTATCATTGAATTAAGTAAAGCAAATCCTTTTATAgtttaaaactcaaataaagAAACTTAAATAAGTTTCTTATCTTTTCTCTGACAGGTCCTTCTCCTTACATCCCAGCCAATATGTGGCAATGGATCTTGGGTAAGGAGGGATCACACGGTCAATCCGTTTGGTCTGCAGGTCCACTCTGTAATATTTATCTAGAAGACAAATACAGCAgatataatgtaatgtatttttACATGATCATACCATCAGTTAAAACTTAAACTTGTATTACATAAAAATCTATGGAAGtacaaataaatgttactttaagTAAATCTTAGGATATTGCTTCTTATATCTTTCTGAAAGAAGTAAACATTCTGCACTGGCGTGGCTTTTTCTTTGGCAACATCAATATCTACATAGTCATCTGTGTCATCATAGCTCATGTCAAAGAGAGATGGACGTCTTCCACGACCCTTTCTCTGATGTTTATCATGCTTTTCTGCTCCAAAATACCTATGAAACCCATACACACAGCGTTATGTGTAATATATACATCtacaaataacattttagaGGTCTTTCTCATCTTTGTATATAATTGATTGTATATCCACATAAGAACTTGTGCTGTCAGACCTTTCCTCATAGTCCAAGCCAAAGTCTTCCCAAAACAGCGAGCGACTAACTCGAGATCCTCGACCCCTACCCTTCTTTCTGCGGCCGCTTCGGCCTCTGGTCCGACTGGTTGATGGGGGAGGTGAAGGCCCGGGACTCAAGTACAGTCTGCCTACCATTGCAGCATCAACAGGCGGTTCAATGCCGACCCAGTCTTTGGAGATGAGGCGTGGTCCTTTGTTATACCTTTGAACTTAAGCGAAAGAACTTAAgtgaattataaataaaaagcgatcagtaaatgtcattttaaagcaaTGTAAAAACACACCAAATGTCTGTTATGGACCACAAGGGAAAACAATGCAACTATTAAAATGCATCATTTAATGCTTATCATTTaagcatgcattgcagttttTAATAAGGACAAAATGTTTCTCATAACTTTTTATTGGTGAGGTCAAAGGCTGTATATGTGCGATAAAACAGTCACTTATGTTATATGGTTAATATTAAGACATTACTTGGCTCGCTGTTGGATTTACAGtactatatattttatatgtcacGTTGGGCATATtgttaagaatttttttgcattgtgaTGGGTCTCCGCTAGATAACATTCACACAGTTCATTTGATTGTGAAGTAAAACCAACTGTATAATGATGTAGACACACACTTACTGCTTTGAAAGAGCGTTGACATAATGTTATCCAAGTCACAGTACAGACTTGTGTAATGTGTGAATACCACCGAGGGTGAGGACTTGGTCATTTGGACACATTCTTCATGGGACGGCTGGTGTTTGAACTCATACTGGTAATACTGATTCCCTGTGGCGCAAATTGAATAAATCAATTAGGGGCGGGGCTTTATTACTGCTTTCTTCTAAcaattattcattttaatacAGTTCACATTGTAGAAATTTACACAAATTAGCTAGCTCTCATGAGCTTAGGTTGTTTGGCATTAAAATTATTACTGTATAGTGCATATTTCGGCCCTGTTTGGTGTAATGTTACATacctttaaagaaataaactttTTCCTTCCCATGATGCCCTGGAGCAGGGATTGCAAATGCAGCATCAATGTCACCCGGAATGGACTCGAATCCCAGAGATATGTCTCTCGGGTAATCTTTATCCATGACATCGCCATCAAAACGCCAATACTTATTGCCCTGCCATTAAGCACATGCATGCCAGTTaaattttttgcatattttagtTTGGTTCAAATGAGTTTATGTTTACTCCATAAACATGCCTTGAATAAGTAAGTCTTTCCCTGGCAGTTAATGCGAGTGAACGCAGCATCAATAGGACCGGGGATGCCCCACACATCTTTAATGAGTTTGGGATAGCCCGGCATTACAGATTTTTCATCTAACTCAAAGAAATATTCTcctgaaacacaaataaaagtaaactcTGGATTACTCTAAccaagaaaaaaatgcatatgATTGTATTTCAAAAACTCACCCCTGAAAGCAAAGATAGAGCCATTCTTTAACTGCATGAAGGCGTCGAAGGGGCGGCCGCTACAGGCGACGGCATCTGGATCGGATGGAGGTGTGTGGCTGTGGTTTGCAGTAGTCAATGGCAGGATGGTGGTGGTTGTTAAGTCTGGTTCTGCTGTCGCGTTTGTTGTCGTAGGCCATTCCTCTTCAGGCTCCACAAATGTGTCGCCGCGAGCTGAGAAAGTGTTTAAAATATAGCATTTTACAATATTTGcttcatattttattaggttCTTAAATGTGTCTTTTAGTGCCATTGGAATGATTGTTTTCAAATGTGTTTCTTGAACGCTGGCCATCTCCCATTGAATGAGTCGGTTCAAACAAGAAGCAATGTTTTGAAAATTTGAAAATTTCAAGTTCAGTATCTCGGAAAATTggagtattgtgaaaaggttCAATTTGAGACACTTGCTGACACACTCTACTCagctaattaactcaaaacatCTGCAAAGGCCTTTAAATCATCTCATAGTCTAGCtctgtaggctacacaatcatggagaagactgctgacttgacagttgtccaaaagacgaccATTAACACCTTGCAAAAGGAGAGGAAGACaaaaaggtcattgcaaaagaggctggctgttcaAGCACAGtaatagagaggcgaagggaaggaaaagatgtggtagaaaaaatgtgttacagtactaatcaatctacaggttatttagtgctctaacatcCTAAAGTTTGACTTCTCATAGTTTTTCAGAATAACAGTAAATCAAGTTTATATGTCAGGAGTTCCTGTTCgtaatactgttgcattatgttaaaaatgtattttatgctCATTTAATTTAACTTTCATAactgttgaaaaaaatattatcaaCAATTCAAGTGTGTACTGTCgagttgcttttgaaacatttgataaaactgtaattttaaataaaaatgtaatttaatatatatttttttgcaaagataaatgacaaaatatgtttacagttaCATAATAACAAGGTCGTAGTCCAGAATCTTAAAAATATATCTTGTAATGTTGTATTACTTTCATCCAAGCTGACGGGGTCAATAGTAGCAATGTgtaacttatgttcaaagtgaaattatactgaagtcttTCTACATTTGTACACCTGGTATTAACATACCACACACTGTAAAAGCAGCagaaagttaaaacaacttggttttgcaagtcaagtcaatctactattttaagttttgacctgggataagttgacataaccagcccagtctcctgaagatgcgttgaAGTGTAAAAATtatgcaatacatacgccaaattccactttggcgtgcatatgatacgcaagtccttcccattcacttaaacggtgcaactttttttgtcgttttatttattatataccatttttgcttgggtttagggttagaacaagtttttgttatataaaaatgacatcctaactaacccaaaccccaactctaaacccaactccaagcgaccatggcttaaatatggacaaaaacatggagaaacctgtatattaaataacctcattaagcaaatctaaaatctaaccctaaacccaagcgaaaatggtttaaaaaacagaaaaaaattgagaaaccaataaataaaacgacaaaaaaagatgcaccgtgtaagtgaatgggaaggacttgcgtatcatatgcacgccaaagtggaatttggcgtatgtattgcacgatttttacacgtTTTAcactatttatacgcatcct
This sequence is a window from Misgurnus anguillicaudatus chromosome 9, ASM2758022v2, whole genome shotgun sequence. Protein-coding genes within it:
- the vtnb gene encoding vitronectin b produces the protein MKFVILLCLVVVLATSFAAEDSCVGRCKNGFNPLKKCQCDQMCKYYGSCCMDFDSICRKKTRGDTFVEPEEEWPTTTNATAEPDLTTTTILPLTTANHSHTPPSDPDAVACSGRPFDAFMQLKNGSIFAFRGEYFFELDEKSVMPGYPKLIKDVWGIPGPIDAAFTRINCQGKTYLFKGNKYWRFDGDVMDKDYPRDISLGFESIPGDIDAAFAIPAPGHHGKEKVYFFKGNQYYQYEFKHQPSHEECVQMTKSSPSVVFTHYTSLYCDLDNIMSTLFQSIQRYNKGPRLISKDWVGIEPPVDAAMVGRLYLSPGPSPPPSTSRTRGRSGRRKKGRGRGSRVSRSLFWEDFGLDYEERYFGAEKHDKHQRKGRGRRPSLFDMSYDDTDDYVDIDVAKEKATPVQNVYFFQKDKYYRVDLQTKRIDRVIPPYPRSIATYWLGCKEKDLSEKR